A window of the Hordeum vulgare subsp. vulgare chromosome 5H, MorexV3_pseudomolecules_assembly, whole genome shotgun sequence genome harbors these coding sequences:
- the LOC123399603 gene encoding uncharacterized protein LOC123399603 — translation MAIHHHSHGCPLVRHEHGDFTCDGCGRGGRGARYRCHGCNFDLHLSCATYNFPCHGHPLKYQPRCPSGVQIICDACNTNVCGAHYGCAGCDFQVHPACVQRRTTIVPPQPTTNCTPRPCGYCTVYCVYCVRCNPGRRCG, via the coding sequence ATGGCGATCCACCACCACAGCCATGGGTGCCCGCTTGTCCGCCATGAGCACGGCGACTTCACCTGCGACGGCTGCGGCCGCGGTGGAAGGGGTGCCCGCTACCGCTGCCACGGCTGCAATTTCGACCTGCATCTCTCCTGTGCCACGTACAACTTCCCCTGCCATGGTCACCCGCTCAAGTATCAGCCGCGCTGTCCTTCAGGTGTCCAGATCATCTGCGATGCTTGTAACACAAACGTGTGCGGTGCACACTATGGTTGCGCTGGCTGCGACTTCCAAGTCCACCCCGCCTGCGTCCAGCGTCGGACGACCATAGTCCCGCCACAGCCAACAACGAATTGCACGCCGCGGCCCTGTGGGTATTGCACCGTCTACTGTGTCTATTGCGTCCGGTGCAACCCGGGCCGCAGGTGTGGCTGA